A window of the Oscillospiraceae bacterium NTUH-002-81 genome harbors these coding sequences:
- a CDS encoding anti-sigma factor antagonist (This anti-anti-sigma factor, or anti-sigma factor antagonist, belongs to a family that includes characterized members SpoIIAA, RsbV, RsfA, and RsfB.) codes for MEGKKETAQTDIDAGSCTVDRTILYVRLPRELDHHNAEAVRRQADRMLERFMILRLVFDFQDTEFMDSSGIGVIMGRYKNIHFLGGTMAVEHVNPRMERMLRMAGVYRLMESREGE; via the coding sequence ATGGAAGGAAAAAAGGAAACGGCACAGACGGATATAGACGCAGGCAGCTGCACGGTGGATCGGACGATCCTGTATGTCCGGCTGCCCCGGGAGCTGGATCACCACAACGCGGAGGCCGTGCGCAGACAGGCGGACCGGATGCTGGAACGGTTTATGATCCTGCGGCTGGTGTTTGATTTTCAGGATACGGAGTTTATGGACAGCTCCGGCATCGGCGTCATCATGGGGCGATACAAGAACATCCATTTCCTGGGCGGAACGATGGCGGTGGAGCACGTGAATCCCCGGATGGAGCGGATGCTGCGCATGGCGGGCGTGTACCGGCTGATGGAAAGCAGGGAGGGAGAATGA
- a CDS encoding stage V sporulation protein AB, whose product MGWTILLAISGFSAGTVVAGGIFALIVGLKIVPRFAGFTHTAHHMMLYESCIVWGGIVGNIVNVFQIPLYCGAAGLLLFGLVGGIYVGAWAMALAEIVDTIPIFSRRLGLKGGLGILVVLMALGRSIGGILHFYMRW is encoded by the coding sequence ATGGGATGGACGATTCTGCTGGCGATTAGCGGATTCAGTGCCGGGACAGTGGTGGCGGGCGGCATCTTTGCCCTGATCGTGGGCCTGAAAATCGTGCCCCGGTTCGCTGGCTTTACCCACACCGCCCATCACATGATGCTGTATGAGAGCTGCATCGTGTGGGGCGGAATTGTGGGAAATATCGTGAATGTGTTTCAGATTCCGCTGTACTGCGGGGCGGCAGGGCTGCTGCTCTTTGGGCTGGTGGGCGGTATCTATGTGGGGGCCTGGGCCATGGCGCTGGCGGAGATCGTGGACACGATCCCCATATTTTCCAGACGGCTGGGGCTGAAAGGAGGACTGGGGATCCTGGTGGTGCTCATGGCACTGGGAAGAAGCATCGGGGGGATCCTTCATTTTTACATGCGCTGGTAA
- a CDS encoding stage V sporulation protein AA — MSAGTTLYLLLEQNTEVSTRDVRLSDVAKMACTDEHALNRLKTIKLFRIPSGKKFRKTMTVVDIIEKVQALYPNMEVNNLGETDFIVTYVEQGKEHPVWDFVKTVLISAVIFFGSAFSIMAFNNDINVTELFAQVYEQCTGAVSDGYTILEISYSLGLSVGIILFFNHFAGKKITMDPTPLEVQMKQYEQDVNTAIIQENSRKGKGAGHGMDDSAGD, encoded by the coding sequence ATGAGCGCCGGCACCACCCTGTACCTTCTCCTGGAGCAGAATACGGAGGTTTCCACCAGGGATGTCCGGCTGTCAGACGTGGCGAAAATGGCCTGCACGGACGAACATGCGCTGAACCGCCTGAAAACCATCAAACTGTTTCGCATTCCTTCGGGGAAAAAGTTCCGCAAAACGATGACGGTTGTGGATATCATCGAAAAGGTGCAGGCACTTTATCCGAACATGGAAGTAAATAATCTGGGTGAGACAGACTTTATCGTGACCTATGTGGAACAGGGAAAGGAACATCCGGTGTGGGATTTTGTGAAAACCGTACTGATCAGTGCGGTTATCTTTTTCGGTTCCGCTTTTTCCATCATGGCGTTCAACAACGATATCAACGTGACGGAGCTGTTTGCCCAGGTTTATGAACAGTGTACAGGAGCGGTGTCCGACGGGTACACGATCCTGGAAATCTCGTATTCTCTCGGCCTTTCCGTGGGCATCATCCTGTTTTTCAACCATTTTGCAGGAAAAAAGATCACTATGGATCCGACGCCGCTGGAGGTGCAGATGAAGCAGTACGAGCAGGACGTCAACACGGCGATCATCCAGGAAAACAGCCGAAAGGGGAAAGGAGCGGGCCATGGGATGGACGATTCTGCTGGCGATTAG
- a CDS encoding SpoVA/SpoVAEb family sporulation membrane protein produces the protein MKNNKQQLNETEKQQYADYVKEVTPTHSLWMNMVRAFLVGGAICAIGQGILSYVQSLGLDEKSAGTWTSIVLVLMSIILTGFNLYPSIAKFGGAGALVPITGFANSVAAPAIEFQKEGQVFGIGCKIFTIAGPVILYGVFTSWVAGLLYWLGKMLGMG, from the coding sequence ATGAAAAACAACAAGCAGCAGTTAAACGAGACAGAGAAGCAGCAGTATGCGGACTATGTGAAAGAGGTGACACCCACCCATAGCCTGTGGATGAACATGGTGCGGGCATTTCTCGTGGGCGGGGCCATCTGTGCCATTGGTCAGGGAATTTTGAGCTACGTTCAATCCTTGGGGTTGGATGAAAAAAGCGCCGGGACATGGACATCCATTGTGCTGGTGCTCATGAGCATCATTTTAACGGGGTTCAATCTCTACCCGTCCATTGCCAAGTTCGGCGGCGCCGGAGCGCTGGTGCCCATCACCGGGTTTGCCAATTCCGTGGCAGCCCCGGCCATCGAGTTCCAGAAGGAAGGGCAGGTGTTCGGCATCGGCTGCAAGATTTTCACCATCGCCGGGCCGGTGATCCTGTACGGCGTGTTCACCAGCTGGGTAGCGGGGCTTTTGTACTGGCTGGGAAAAATGCTGGGGATGGGGTAA
- a CDS encoding LTA synthase family protein, which translates to MEKWNPKTWTKQDVREHTKWIRYFCLAAVINFIIETASRHSTVEAWTYLTGRPLVFLYNTLLISICYLLVYLVKRKAFAAILVSFVWLAGGIANGVILANRVTPLTGPDLKLFKDALEVASHYLTGFQMVLMILVLVLAVAALVVLFRRMPRLDEKQRFGRKLVVTALVIWGFSIVTHAAIEKRVVTTFFSNVAYAYQDYGFPYCFTTSLFDTGMSQPHDYSEKTIRKIVKRDAQETLTEEEGGKRPNIIFVQLETFFDPTLLNCIRLSQDPIPNFHRYMEEYSSGYFEVPVVGAGTANTEFETIVGMNLHYFGPGEYPYKTVLKKTTCESMAYALKKIGYRAHAVHDNTAEFYGRNEVFANLGFDTFTPIESMYCTQRTETGWADDSILTRYILECLDSGEEPDYIYTISVQGHGAYPEEQVLTDPVIKVTGAESEEKRNQWEYYVNQLYEMDQFVEELITALSHRDEETVLVMYGDHLPTMGLEARDMKNGHLYSTEYFIWDNMGLEKTDKNLATYQMGAAVTNRLGIHEGTMMTYHQKRQGTKYYMQDMEMLQYDMLYGKQYAFGGENPYVPTDLKIGVEDVRITSVQSTSRNYTYIFGRNFTQYSKLYVNDKEQETQLYNENALILRDMKLKKGDVLVVKQVDKNGLVLAQSKAWEMQ; encoded by the coding sequence ATGGAAAAATGGAATCCGAAGACATGGACAAAGCAGGATGTGCGGGAGCATACGAAGTGGATCAGGTATTTTTGCCTGGCAGCGGTCATCAATTTTATCATTGAGACGGCTTCCCGGCATTCTACAGTGGAAGCATGGACGTATCTGACAGGAAGGCCGCTGGTCTTCCTGTACAATACGCTGCTCATCAGTATTTGTTATCTGCTCGTCTATCTGGTAAAGCGAAAGGCCTTTGCGGCCATCCTGGTTTCTTTTGTCTGGCTGGCAGGCGGCATTGCCAATGGGGTGATCCTGGCCAACCGGGTGACACCGCTGACGGGGCCGGATCTGAAGCTTTTTAAGGATGCACTGGAGGTGGCCAGCCACTATCTGACGGGATTTCAGATGGTGCTGATGATCCTGGTACTGGTACTGGCAGTGGCTGCGCTTGTTGTGCTGTTCCGGCGGATGCCCCGGCTGGATGAGAAGCAGCGGTTTGGCCGGAAGCTGGTGGTGACGGCACTGGTGATATGGGGATTTTCCATCGTGACGCATGCTGCCATTGAAAAACGGGTGGTGACGACATTTTTCAGCAATGTGGCGTATGCCTATCAGGATTACGGATTTCCGTACTGTTTTACTACCAGCTTGTTTGATACCGGGATGAGCCAGCCCCACGATTATTCGGAGAAAACCATCCGGAAGATCGTGAAGCGGGATGCACAGGAGACGCTGACGGAGGAAGAGGGCGGCAAACGGCCCAACATCATCTTTGTACAGCTGGAGACGTTTTTTGATCCGACGCTTCTGAACTGTATCCGGCTGTCTCAGGATCCGATCCCAAATTTTCACCGGTATATGGAGGAGTATTCCTCCGGTTACTTTGAGGTGCCCGTGGTGGGCGCCGGGACGGCCAACACCGAGTTCGAGACCATTGTGGGCATGAACCTCCACTATTTTGGGCCTGGGGAATACCCGTATAAAACGGTACTGAAGAAGACAACCTGTGAGAGTATGGCTTATGCGCTGAAGAAGATCGGCTACCGGGCCCATGCCGTCCATGATAACACGGCGGAATTTTACGGCCGCAACGAAGTGTTTGCCAATCTGGGCTTTGATACGTTTACGCCCATCGAATCTATGTACTGCACCCAGCGGACGGAGACGGGCTGGGCGGATGACAGCATTCTCACAAGGTATATTCTGGAGTGTCTGGATTCCGGTGAGGAGCCGGATTATATTTACACCATTTCCGTCCAGGGCCACGGCGCTTATCCGGAGGAGCAGGTGCTGACCGATCCGGTGATCAAAGTCACCGGTGCCGAATCCGAGGAAAAACGGAACCAGTGGGAATATTATGTGAACCAGTTGTATGAGATGGATCAGTTTGTGGAAGAGCTGATCACTGCCCTGTCCCACCGGGACGAGGAGACCGTGCTTGTCATGTACGGCGATCATCTGCCCACCATGGGACTGGAGGCCCGGGACATGAAGAATGGGCATCTGTACAGCACAGAGTATTTTATCTGGGACAATATGGGGCTGGAGAAGACGGACAAAAATCTGGCCACCTACCAGATGGGGGCAGCGGTGACGAACCGTCTGGGCATCCACGAGGGCACCATGATGACGTATCATCAGAAGCGCCAGGGCACAAAATACTACATGCAGGACATGGAAATGCTCCAGTATGATATGCTTTATGGCAAGCAGTATGCTTTCGGCGGGGAGAATCCCTATGTGCCTACGGATCTGAAGATCGGCGTGGAGGATGTGCGGATCACCAGTGTGCAGAGCACTTCCAGAAATTATACGTACATTTTTGGAAGGAACTTTACCCAATACAGCAAGCTGTATGTGAACGACAAGGAACAGGAAACGCAGCTTTATAATGAAAATGCGCTGATCCTGCGGGACATGAAACTGAAAAAAGGAGACGTCCTGGTGGTGAAGCAGGTGGACAAGAACGGTCTGGTGCTGGCGCAGTCCAAAGCCTGGGAAATGCAGTAA
- the sigF gene encoding RNA polymerase sporulation sigma factor SigF, which produces MEAVTVLIEQAHKGDKEARDQLVANNIGLVWSIVRRFLNRGCEAEDLFQIGSIGLMKAIDKFDTGYEVKFSTYAVPMIAGEIRRFLRDDGMLKVSRTIREHAGKVQSVRQRLQATLNREPTVGELSAETGLSPEDIMLALDSSGEVESIYKTVYQGDGASITLIDRLEEKRDAHEEVLNRLLLEELLEDLDGQERQLIQLRYFEERTQADIAARLGISQVQVSRMEKRILKRMRSQALRE; this is translated from the coding sequence ATGGAAGCTGTAACCGTACTGATTGAACAGGCACACAAAGGAGATAAAGAAGCAAGAGATCAGCTGGTGGCCAACAACATCGGTCTGGTGTGGAGCATCGTCCGGCGGTTCCTGAACCGGGGCTGCGAGGCGGAGGATCTGTTCCAGATCGGCAGCATTGGCCTGATGAAAGCCATCGACAAATTCGATACCGGCTACGAGGTAAAATTTTCCACCTACGCGGTGCCCATGATCGCCGGGGAAATCCGCCGGTTTCTGCGGGATGACGGCATGCTGAAGGTAAGCCGGACGATCCGGGAACATGCGGGGAAGGTGCAGAGCGTGCGGCAGCGGCTGCAGGCGACACTGAACCGGGAGCCGACGGTGGGGGAGCTGTCGGCGGAAACCGGGCTTTCGCCGGAGGATATTATGCTGGCGCTGGATTCTTCGGGAGAGGTGGAATCCATTTACAAGACGGTGTACCAGGGGGACGGGGCCTCCATTACCCTCATCGACCGGCTGGAGGAGAAGCGGGATGCCCATGAGGAGGTGCTGAACCGCCTGCTGCTGGAGGAACTGCTGGAGGATCTGGATGGCCAGGAACGGCAGCTCATCCAGCTGCGGTATTTTGAAGAGCGCACCCAGGCAGACATTGCGGCCCGGCTTGGCATTTCCCAGGTGCAGGTGTCCCGGATGGAGAAACGGATTTTGAAGCGGATGCGTTCGCAGGCACTGCGGGAGTAA
- a CDS encoding folylpolyglutamate synthase/dihydrofolate synthase family protein, with protein MEYTEAAAYLLQVPKFTSKNRPENLRLLLAHLGNPQEQFAVIHVAGTNGKGSVCAFLDGILRAQGKRTGLFTSPHLIEMTERFRIQGQDVRRERFASCFVKVKEAVEELLRAEPDFCHPTFFEWLFAMAAVLFAEEKVDYGILETGLGGRLDATNVVEHPHLTVITSISLDHTEILGDTIGKIAREKAGIIKEGVPVICDGQCEEALQVIKEVAREHHAPVFPLMAGMYEIFMNSDKVIDFSLDTGYYLYNDITVSSLAGYQAFNASLAVMAAEVLYRTENMEMDRQAMLEGIRKTRWPGRMEEILPDVFIDGGHNEAGIAAFTNTAEKFQKDRAITLLFSAVKEKNYTHMIQTICERIQFRTAIVTRVGGARAVAAKDLASVFGWYTDREVLYCEDVEEAFRLARAKQGDGMLFCAGSLYLAGEIRRLALQDGRQKEEGL; from the coding sequence ATGGAATATACAGAGGCGGCAGCGTATCTGCTGCAGGTACCAAAATTTACAAGCAAGAACCGGCCGGAGAATCTCCGGCTGCTTCTTGCCCATCTGGGCAATCCCCAGGAGCAGTTTGCGGTGATCCATGTGGCGGGCACCAACGGCAAAGGTTCCGTTTGCGCTTTTCTGGACGGCATCCTGCGGGCCCAGGGGAAGCGCACCGGCCTTTTTACGTCGCCGCATCTCATAGAAATGACGGAGCGGTTCCGCATCCAGGGACAGGATGTGAGACGGGAACGGTTTGCCAGCTGTTTTGTGAAAGTAAAGGAAGCTGTGGAAGAGCTGCTGCGGGCGGAACCGGACTTTTGTCATCCCACCTTTTTTGAATGGCTGTTTGCCATGGCGGCAGTGCTTTTTGCAGAAGAAAAGGTGGATTACGGCATTCTGGAGACAGGCCTTGGCGGGCGGCTGGATGCCACCAATGTGGTGGAGCATCCGCATCTGACGGTCATTACCTCCATCAGCCTGGATCACACGGAGATCCTGGGGGACACCATTGGAAAGATCGCCCGGGAGAAGGCGGGGATCATCAAGGAGGGCGTGCCGGTGATCTGTGACGGGCAGTGTGAAGAGGCGCTGCAGGTCATAAAAGAAGTGGCCCGGGAGCATCACGCGCCGGTATTTCCATTGATGGCCGGCATGTATGAAATTTTTATGAATAGCGATAAAGTCATTGATTTTTCGCTGGATACTGGTTATTATTTATACAATGATATCACGGTGAGCAGTCTGGCCGGATATCAGGCGTTCAATGCTTCGCTGGCTGTGATGGCGGCAGAAGTGCTGTACCGGACAGAGAACATGGAGATGGACAGACAGGCCATGCTGGAAGGCATCCGTAAGACACGGTGGCCGGGACGGATGGAAGAGATTCTTCCTGATGTGTTCATCGACGGCGGACACAATGAGGCAGGCATTGCCGCATTTACGAATACAGCAGAGAAATTTCAGAAAGACAGGGCCATCACCCTGTTATTTTCCGCTGTAAAAGAGAAGAATTATACACATATGATTCAGACCATATGTGAGAGAATACAATTTCGTACAGCGATTGTGACGCGTGTGGGCGGGGCCCGCGCCGTGGCAGCGAAGGATCTGGCGTCCGTGTTTGGGTGGTATACAGACCGGGAAGTGCTGTACTGTGAAGATGTGGAGGAAGCATTTCGGCTTGCCCGGGCAAAACAGGGCGACGGAATGCTGTTCTGTGCCGGATCGCTGTATCTGGCAGGCGAGATCAGACGCCTGGCATTGCAGGACGGCAGGCAGAAGGAGGAAGGGCTATGA
- a CDS encoding tetratricopeptide repeat protein: MRCLMCNEPIAEEDAVCMNCGTDLRLYKRILHLSNSYYNAGLYKARVRDMTGAADCLRQSLKLNKKNIDARNLLGLIYYETGETVQALAQWVISTNYQPKKNIANSYLNEVQTNNTKLDLVDQTIKKFNQALLYCQQGSEDLAIIQLKKVLSMSPKLVKGHQLMALLYMKGEEYGKAKKALRRAQLLDTNNTRTLNYMKEIISIEKNRPGGGKKRSDNLTYQSGNELIIQPTDSYREHSAFYTVINIFIGLAVGVALMWFLVIPARTQNIRSELNKTTVDMGDQISAKTAQAEQLQKQLDEAQKQLDEARQSAEDQNAGVDMYDKLLDAQSLSEEGKNVEAREVLSEINATVLSDKGKALYNSISAAVDTEAFKELYASGKSSYDSGDYAAAVDSLKQIIDVDDTYDNGGALYLYARALHRSGDTDTAAQMYQKVIDNYSGTKNATDSQRYLEEIQAQ, encoded by the coding sequence ATGAGATGTTTGATGTGCAACGAGCCCATCGCAGAAGAAGATGCCGTGTGCATGAACTGCGGGACGGACTTGCGATTATACAAAAGAATCCTGCACCTTTCCAACAGTTACTATAATGCGGGTCTTTATAAGGCGAGAGTAAGGGATATGACCGGTGCGGCAGACTGTCTGCGGCAGAGCCTGAAGCTCAACAAGAAGAATATCGATGCCCGGAACCTTCTGGGACTCATTTACTATGAGACCGGGGAGACGGTGCAGGCGCTGGCCCAGTGGGTCATCAGCACCAACTATCAGCCGAAGAAGAACATCGCGAACTCGTACCTGAACGAGGTGCAGACGAACAATACGAAGCTGGATCTGGTGGATCAGACGATCAAGAAGTTTAACCAGGCGCTGCTGTACTGTCAGCAGGGCAGCGAGGATCTGGCGATCATACAGCTGAAAAAGGTACTTTCCATGAGCCCCAAGCTGGTGAAAGGCCATCAGCTCATGGCCCTTCTGTACATGAAGGGGGAAGAGTACGGCAAGGCGAAGAAGGCACTGCGCCGGGCGCAGCTGCTGGATACGAACAATACGCGGACGCTGAACTACATGAAGGAGATCATCTCCATTGAGAAGAACCGCCCGGGCGGCGGCAAGAAGCGTTCCGACAATCTCACATACCAGAGCGGCAACGAGCTGATCATCCAGCCCACAGACAGTTACCGGGAGCATTCTGCTTTCTACACGGTGATCAATATTTTCATTGGTCTGGCAGTGGGAGTGGCGCTCATGTGGTTCCTGGTCATTCCGGCCCGTACCCAGAACATCCGCAGTGAACTGAACAAGACAACGGTGGATATGGGAGATCAGATTTCGGCCAAGACGGCTCAGGCGGAGCAGTTGCAGAAGCAGCTGGACGAGGCACAGAAGCAGCTGGATGAAGCCAGGCAGAGCGCGGAAGACCAGAATGCCGGTGTGGATATGTACGATAAGCTGCTGGATGCCCAGAGCCTGTCGGAGGAGGGCAAGAATGTGGAGGCCCGCGAGGTGCTCTCAGAGATCAATGCCACGGTACTGTCTGATAAGGGAAAAGCGCTGTATAACAGCATTTCCGCTGCGGTGGATACGGAGGCCTTCAAGGAGCTGTATGCCAGCGGCAAGTCATCCTATGACAGCGGCGATTACGCGGCAGCGGTGGACAGCCTGAAACAGATCATAGATGTAGATGACACGTATGACAATGGCGGCGCCCTGTATCTGTATGCCCGTGCGTTGCACAGGAGCGGTGACACGGACACGGCGGCCCAGATGTACCAGAAGGTCATTGACAATTACAGCGGAACAAAGAACGCAACGGATTCCCAGCGGTATCTGGAGGAGATCCAGGCACAGTAA
- a CDS encoding ATP-binding protein, with the protein MCKRENEGNEQQRELEVVFAQLVAIDRARNSAEVDLAVNTLLQAIGEYTQAERTYIFEMMEEERIFTNIYEWCSEGVTPQIDNLQALTADDMPVWYRIFLRGESIIIDDLETVKESMPLEYDILKAQDIYSEISFPIWYRGKLMGFIGVDNPRVAKSRYFLNLLAVVGGYVGNAWENFRVARQLKQNRDALQQNRRDLEKAREEVTLNNEIISAISKIYVLIFRIDLEKDYYDEISSQDELHRLTGKHGRASARMQEICDAFVASGYRENVRQFLDLSTLAGRLGEEDTVGMEYLTQDGDWHLARFIVKNRNAAGEVTHVLYVTRVISDTKRREQSWIAIAEEANRANMAKTEFLSRMAHDIRTPMNAIQGFTTIAKASLNNVQKVEECLQKIEISSHYLRELADNILDLTHIESGQMKAAHQEMQLTSFFAELCLLVDGICIGRSLRFEKCLHDIWYDRIVADPVLLRQIYMNLLSNAVKYTSDGGTVTLEMYEEMLPETNRIRLVSRVQDSGIGMSREYMDVMYAKFSRAVDTRVNQVRGSGLGLSVVKELTDLLGGQVQVESAPEQGTKFMLSFTFPYVDAAEAPARAGQEEDVAEICKGMHLLVAEDNDLNYEVASELLAMQGISCDRAENGAACVERFQHAPEGTYNAILMDMQMPVMDGVQATETIRHMTRRDAVTIPIIAMTANAFQQDVASCMNAGMNGHLAKPFDLAKLLPMLADACRRQVRTEK; encoded by the coding sequence ATGTGTAAGAGAGAAAACGAAGGAAACGAGCAGCAGAGAGAGCTGGAAGTGGTATTTGCACAGCTGGTGGCCATTGACCGGGCGAGGAACAGCGCCGAGGTGGATCTGGCGGTGAATACCCTCCTGCAGGCCATTGGAGAATATACCCAGGCGGAGCGGACATATATTTTCGAGATGATGGAAGAGGAACGGATCTTTACGAACATTTATGAATGGTGTTCAGAAGGGGTGACTCCACAGATCGATAATCTGCAGGCGTTGACAGCGGATGATATGCCCGTCTGGTACCGGATTTTTCTGCGGGGAGAAAGTATTATCATAGACGATCTGGAAACCGTGAAGGAGAGCATGCCGCTGGAATATGACATCTTGAAAGCGCAGGATATTTATTCAGAGATTTCTTTCCCCATCTGGTATCGGGGCAAGCTGATGGGATTCATTGGTGTGGACAATCCCCGGGTTGCAAAATCCCGGTATTTTCTTAATCTGCTGGCTGTGGTGGGCGGTTATGTGGGCAATGCCTGGGAGAACTTCCGCGTGGCGAGACAGCTGAAGCAGAACAGGGATGCTCTGCAGCAGAATCGCCGGGATCTGGAAAAGGCCCGGGAGGAAGTGACACTGAACAATGAGATCATTTCTGCCATCAGCAAGATTTACGTGCTGATTTTCCGGATTGATCTGGAAAAAGATTACTATGATGAGATTTCCAGTCAGGATGAGCTGCACCGTCTCACCGGAAAACACGGCAGGGCATCTGCGCGGATGCAGGAGATCTGTGACGCCTTCGTGGCGTCCGGTTACCGGGAAAATGTGCGGCAGTTTCTGGATCTGTCCACGCTGGCAGGACGGCTGGGGGAAGAGGATACGGTGGGAATGGAGTATCTGACCCAGGACGGGGACTGGCATCTGGCCCGGTTTATCGTGAAAAACAGGAATGCCGCCGGAGAAGTCACCCATGTGCTCTATGTCACCCGGGTGATCAGTGACACCAAGCGGCGGGAGCAGAGCTGGATCGCCATTGCGGAGGAAGCCAACCGGGCGAACATGGCCAAGACGGAATTCCTTTCCCGGATGGCCCATGATATCCGTACACCCATGAACGCCATTCAGGGATTTACCACCATTGCAAAAGCAAGTCTGAACAATGTTCAAAAAGTGGAAGAATGTCTCCAGAAGATCGAAATTTCCAGTCATTATCTGCGGGAGCTGGCGGATAATATTCTGGATCTGACCCACATCGAGAGCGGACAGATGAAGGCTGCCCACCAGGAAATGCAGCTCACCTCGTTTTTCGCGGAGTTATGTCTGCTGGTGGACGGGATCTGCATCGGCAGAAGCCTGCGCTTTGAGAAATGTTTGCACGATATCTGGTATGACCGGATCGTGGCAGACCCGGTGCTGCTGCGGCAGATCTATATGAATCTGCTGTCCAATGCGGTGAAATACACGTCGGACGGCGGCACTGTGACACTGGAAATGTATGAGGAAATGCTGCCGGAGACGAACCGCATCCGTCTGGTGTCCCGGGTACAGGACAGTGGCATCGGCATGTCCAGAGAATATATGGATGTGATGTACGCCAAATTCAGCCGGGCAGTGGATACCCGGGTCAATCAGGTGCGGGGAAGCGGCCTGGGCCTTTCCGTGGTAAAGGAGCTGACAGATCTTCTGGGCGGACAGGTGCAGGTGGAGAGTGCGCCGGAGCAGGGGACGAAGTTCATGCTGTCCTTCACCTTCCCTTATGTGGACGCAGCGGAGGCGCCTGCTCGTGCGGGGCAGGAGGAAGATGTGGCGGAGATTTGCAAGGGAATGCATCTTCTGGTGGCGGAGGATAACGACCTGAATTATGAGGTGGCTTCGGAACTGCTGGCGATGCAGGGGATTTCCTGCGACCGGGCGGAAAACGGCGCTGCCTGTGTGGAGCGGTTTCAGCATGCGCCGGAGGGCACGTACAATGCCATTCTCATGGACATGCAGATGCCGGTGATGGACGGCGTTCAGGCCACAGAGACGATCCGGCATATGACCCGGCGGGATGCGGTGACCATTCCCATCATTGCCATGACGGCCAATGCTTTTCAGCAGGATGTCGCCAGCTGCATGAACGCCGGAATGAACGGACATCTGGCCAAGCCCTTTGATCTGGCCAAGCTGCTGCCCATGCTGGCGGATGCGTGCCGGCGTCAGGTGAGGACGGAGAAGTAA
- the spoIIAB gene encoding anti-sigma F factor, which produces MKMEGLEMQGEQMRLEFESRSENEKFARMVVAAFMLKCNPTVEELEDVKTAVSEAVTNCIIHGYENEIHTIRLTAALDGAWLTVTVEDDGVGIPDIEKAMEPMYTTKPQLDRSGMGFSFMEAFMDELHVVSGQGRGTSVRMRKKIGSDRAESGKACDGSCNRTD; this is translated from the coding sequence ATGAAAATGGAGGGACTGGAAATGCAGGGGGAACAGATGCGGCTGGAATTCGAGAGCCGGTCAGAAAATGAAAAATTTGCCCGCATGGTGGTGGCGGCATTTATGCTGAAATGCAATCCCACGGTGGAGGAGCTGGAGGATGTGAAGACTGCTGTGTCGGAGGCGGTGACCAACTGTATCATTCACGGCTATGAGAATGAGATACATACGATCCGGCTGACAGCGGCGCTGGACGGCGCCTGGCTGACGGTGACGGTGGAGGATGACGGCGTGGGCATCCCGGATATTGAGAAAGCCATGGAACCCATGTATACGACAAAACCGCAGCTGGATCGCTCCGGCATGGGCTTTTCCTTTATGGAAGCCTTTATGGACGAGCTGCATGTGGTGTCCGGGCAGGGGCGGGGCACATCGGTACGAATGAGAAAGAAAATAGGCAGTGACCGGGCAGAGAGCGGGAAAGCATGCGATGGAAGCTGTAACCGTACTGATTGA